The Pelodiscus sinensis isolate JC-2024 chromosome 24, ASM4963464v1, whole genome shotgun sequence genomic interval CCTCGCTGGCCGTGCCCATCATTGTCAAATACCTCATGTTCACCATGATCCTAGTGACCTTCTCCGTCATCCTCAGTGTGGTGGTCCTCAACCTGCATCACCGCTCGCCCAACACCCATGACATGCCCTTCTGGGTCAGGCAGGTAACACACCCCTCCTTAGccctagggcagggggcaggaaatTGGGCATGGGGCTTGTTCCCTCTAGAAGGGGGTgtcagctcccacctggccccagAGATGGAGCTAATGGGAGGTTCTGGATTCTCTCTCCTGGGCAGATTTTCATTCATCAGCTCCCGCGTTACCTGGGGCTTCAGCGTCCGAAACCAGAGCCCATCCTGAAACCTCCCCCAGCCTCCAAACGGGAATTAGTGGTAAAGAGCAACCGGAGCACAGACGAATATTTCATTCGCAAACCCACCTGTGACTTCCTCTTCCCCAAGCCAAGCAGGTCAGATGGGAATgctgtgtgcagggagcagggcaagggctcagcagggggtgttctctctggcaggcagggcaggccCAGGGTGGCACCAGGGGGCACAGTGGggtagggagcagggcaggggctgagcaGTGGGCTGGCCCAGGGTGGTGCTAGGGGACGCTGTGGGTCTGGGAgtagggcaggggctcagcaggaaGTGCTCTTCTCTGGCAAACAGCGCTTGCCCAGGGTTGTGCTAGGGGTGCTGTGAGGAAgcgagcagggcaggggctcagtaggaggcgctctcccctggcaggcagggctggcccagggcaaTAGTAGGACTGTGGAACAAGGagggggctcagtagggggcgctgtgtagGGCTTCACGGCTCTCTCCTGTTAACCTTCCAGATTCTACCAGGATCCCTTCTTGCAGGACCTGCGCCGGTTCATCGATGGGCCGAGCGAATGCCTCGTCCTGCCGCTTGACCTCAAGTCCGCCATGGACGCTGTGACCTACATCGCCCAGCAGCTCCAGGACCAGGAGGACTATGACACGGTGAGTGAGTGTCAGTCTCCCAGGTGGTGCCCACACATAGCCCATGTGATCCCCGGGCAGAACCCCCAACTGTGCAgcggccccttctcggggagtcCATTCTCTTCCAGGGGTCTGCGCCTCTGCCTCTTGGGCTGACGCCTGTTATAGCCTTGAGCGcacctggctctgccctgggcccctcaggGAGTCCACTCACTCTGGGCCCCCGGGGCCTCCACTCGCAGGGGGGCCAGTGCAGCCCTGTTCTCAGACCGGAGCGACTCTCTGCCAGCGGCACACAGGAGGGTTCATTGAGCACTGAACCCAGCACAGGAACTCTCAGGcctgcaggcctggcccccctcagcccagcatgtctgagtctcccctgcagccaggtgggctctgcctgctccccctgcccaggccagcagccccctcctcccagcccagcccccaaatccctccccagcagcccctccctggcctctgtcCAGGTTAACAGTCTCCCGGACTCCTCtgttctctgcctcccccctcctccaccttttGTTCTCCctggctgggaccagctgggcagGTCCCCGGggtcctctccccacagcccattggcctcccactggccAGACTCGGCTGTGCCATCCCAGCTGGGTGTCCCGGTCACTAGTCACTGAGGGGCTCCAGTTCTGTGCTGGTCCCTGGAACAAcaaactccctccccttcccatggtTAAACCAGTAACCGCCGGGGACACAGAGTGCcaacagctctgcaggcagccccttcagcccccccacagctcccgcaCTTCCTCACAGTGGGGTTGGCCAGCTGACCATCACCAGTGGACTCTGGCTCTAGCCTCAGCCCCAACCCTCCTCCCTGGGTCTGGAGTTCGTTTATCTGTGGGGCTGCTTGACCCTACCCAGGGCGAGGGGTGTAAGGAGCATaatgggcagtgggggaggctTAGGGGCCAATTGACACGGCTTGggggccactgtgggcagagctAAGGAGGGCAATGGCCAGACATAGAGGTGGTGGGAAGGCTTCAGGAGGGTCAGTGGGACTAGGTAATGGGTCACTAGTCGTGCCCATGGAGCATAGAGTTAAGGGTGCTAAGGACCAGCTCCCTcatgcctcctgccccctccccccagctcaaaGAAGACTGGCAGTACGTGGCCATGGTGGTGGACCGTCTTTTCCTCTGGACCTTCATCACCTTCACCAGTGTTGGGACCCTCACCATTTTCCTGGACGCCAGCTACAACCTGCCTCCCGTGCACCCCTTCCCatgagcccctcctccccgggaCCCCACCGCCGCTGTCCCTTTGCTTCTGTATGGTCTGGGATGCGCCCTGGTGTTGGGGTCTGGCCTCTGCTCTATTGGACAGTGGTGTGAATCCGGAGTCACTCCAAATCATGTTCACACCTGCTGGGGATGAGATGGAGTCAGTTCTGCCTCTAACATTCAGAGAGAGCTGTAAGGTATTTGAGGCTTATTTTCTGGGTTTCAATAAATCCTAGATTTTTGGTTACAGTAAAACAAGGTCATTCTGCTTCATTTAATCCGGTGTctactggtggggggagggacatgtGTTACTgagacccaggactcctggggtgtttctaaactacatggctccgtggaTGAAgcaatgtagattaggctgatcggcagagggaaatgaagcagcgattatttaaatcgcagcttcatttccctctgccgatcagcctaatctacatttctccatcaaaggagccatgtagtttagacacatccctggggtctctctccagctgtgagatggggagtgggggctggtgggccAGAGAGGGGGAAGATGATTGGGTCTGGTAGTCAGGCTATGAGTCCTGGTGCCAGCTGGAGGATTGTCTCTGTACCCCCCTACACCTTCCCTGCAGGTTTGCCTCCAAGATTTGGTCCTTTAATCATCAGCTCAAGTTTTACATTGGAATCTGCTGACTCCAAATTGAAAAGAACCACTGGCCAGACACTGAGGCCCCGCTAGGGGCTGCCAGCTCTCACCTGGCCTCTGGGCAGCATCTGGCTGGCTCAAAAAGGCAAGGAATGGGGTTGGGCTTGAGtctgtcccctctagggggcacttgctccccacctggccccagggcaggtacTAGCTGGCTCAGCAGGAGGTAGAACTTCTCTGCTGCTCTCCTAACTGCAGTGGGGCCTTTGCCTGTAGGGTGGCGGGGATTGGAGGGGGTCAAGGTACAGCACTGACATGTCCTGTGATGCTCGAGAGCTCTGGATTGCCCAAGACTCACCCTTGGTCCCCATTTGGGTCCTTACACACTAATGGCAGACTCCAGCTcctaggcaagggaaggcaggactcctgggttctctttctTGTGGCTGAATTCCAGCCCCCTCTTGCTCTAAcccaccagcccctgctcccatcccgcagctggggagagaatccaggagtcctggcttccctTCCGTCTGCACACACTCACCTTCCTCACTCTCCATaaccccccaggcctggccctctTTCATCCATCAAAACCCAGCTGTGGCTGCAGACCTAAACCCACCCTCCAAGTGCCCTATGTGCGGAGTCACCTACTCTCAGGCCCCAAGTGCCTGTAATTTAGACATAGCTTGGTGTGAGCGGTTGGATCCACTGTTTGGGGGCAGAAGTGGGATGACTGCTCCCTGCCAGGTGCCCCctcctggtgctgggaggaactgatTCATAGCCACTTGTGGCTCTGGGGTTGGACACAACTCCTCCCTCTATTTGTGCAGCCCCACTCCCTTGGGCTGTTGGTCTTAAAGGGATAGCAGGAGTCCCAGGGCTGGGAAGAGAAAAAGGCAGAGGAGAGCCCTGGTATCATGAACTGCATCATCCGGCCGTGCACGGTGAAGGACTGCAAGGTCATTCTGCAGCTCACCAAGGTAAGGGGTGGTTCCCAGCCCTGAAACACTGCCCGGTGTGCGAGAGATCAGATTAGGGATAGAGCTCAGGAGTCCTGGCAACAAACCCACTCCCCCTCTGCTCTAACAGTAACCCTTCTGGCAGGGGGAGCCTGCTGCAGCCAAGGCCAAGTTCAATATCTAGGGCGGGGTGGGGAAATAGAAAACCCCCAAACTCCACTGACTTGGCCCCCAACTgggaagcaggaaaaaaaggcacTCCCCTCAAGCTCCAGCCCCAAAGTATGTGGGGGGCGCTGAGGGTCAGGGCTCACCCCCAAGGCTGGAATGGGGTGAGTGTGTGAGATCTGggtggaagggggtgcaggggtgggctggggatgcAAGGTCTTGACAGTAGGGATGCAGGGTTGGGTGAGGGTGTGGTgtcaggcaggagggagggcaggaacagggtggggaagtggggaggggtcaaaacaggagggagggcaggagcaagGTAGGGGAGAAGGTGCGGGGtcagggcgggagggggagcaggagtgggatggggtgCACGGTTTGGGCAgtagggagggcaggagcagagtgggggaggggtgcggagTCAGGGCGGGAGGGAGGCCAAGGAGCAGGGTGGGCATAGATTACCCACCCCCTGATCTAGGGGTTCCTccccatccatccaacacagaaccagcttgaacccccacccagtaacctggggaatTCACACtccacctctgggtgcctcagaggggcgatgcttccccactcgcaagcagaatctgagtgtagaaaagaaacttttaataaaagggagggaagtaacttggccTTGATTTGgcaaaacaccacaaacagggcTACTAAACATAAACCGTGAGTaacagtcccaccccaagtaggtgTGGCAGTGTCCTCCTCGGGCCAGGATTGTACATGTGCCTGTCACACGCCCAACCCCACTCTTCAACCCTCTTACTCACTGCCCTTGGTCAGTGCAGACCAGTGTTtcctataagctgagcacttgggcagctgctcaggaaagattcaaatgccacctagccGAGCGCTTACAGctgggtttgtgtttctcctggtggtgcacatctgcacatgtttTGGTGCACATAGAACATTTATTCCACAagtggatgaaaaagattagagagcCTGGTGCAGACCCAGAGCTCAGCTCCTGTTCCaggtgggaggaggaaaagaggcaTCTTACTTCACTGGTCACTCTTCATCCACCTCTTTACTGCTCTCCACTGCCGCCTTGCTGGCTGCTTGTTGCGCCTCCCCACCACTGTCCTTCTGGCTGCTTGTTGCGCCTTCCCACAGCCGCCCTGCTGTACGCTTGTCACACCTCTCCACTACTTGTTGCACTTCCCCCACTGCCGTCCTGCTGGATGCTTGTCACACCTCCCCATGCTTAttgcagctccccactgctgctgtgcTAGCCATGTGTCACGCTTCACCaccacagccctgctggccacttgtcaAACCTCCCAACTGCTTGTTGTACCTCTCCAacgctgccctgctggccgcttgtTGGGCCTCCCCACCACTGTCCTGCTGGCTGCTTGTCACACCTCCCCACCGCTTGTTGCACCTCCCCACCATTGCCCTGCTGGATGCTTGTCACACCACCCCACTGCTGTCCTGCTGGCTGTTTGTCTCACCTCCCCACTGCTGCACTGCTGGCTGCTTGTTGCACTGCCGTGCTGGCCAACACTCCTACTAGCCACCCATTGCTGCTGGTGAATTTGGCTCTGGGCAAACCCCAGTGCTAacacaagtgatttcagctctcggcACAGAGCACAGTCCCCCACAAGAAATGTCAGCAACCACTGGTGTAAATTTACAACAAGACCCTCCTTATGGAGCCTATTTTAGCTCTGCTCTAGAGACAAGGGAGCAACAGGCTGAGCCAGTCTTACAGCCAACAGGTGGAGGGCCTGTACCCTGctgactcctgccctcccctcttgAGTTCACAGAGCTCTGAGCCTGGAGCCTTTGTCCATCTGAGGTTCTTCACTCTGGCAGGGTCTCCCTCCTTTGCACTAGGTCAGAGTCTTTAGTCCCACAACAATTGCAAGCCTTGGTGAGCCCCATTCCTGTGGTTAGTATTAACTTCATTAACAAGTTtaggacccatcacaaaggtatgaataaagacatcacTGGCTGGCACActcccttccacatcctaatgacttaaccagccaatcaatgggtacttaagaacaatgtGCACCTTCTCTAttagcttcatgtaacatgaacactctaaatCACCATTTCCTCCCTTCCTTTTCTGCCCCTGCCaattcccctatttattttggaaccgGACTTTTAATGCTCcgtgcatctgaagaagtggactgtgtccacaaaagctcgtgataccatctacatgttttgttagtctttaaggtgctgctagactattcgttttttttaagtttttcaagttacagactaacttggctacccctctgaagctttagtaTTGATGTACTTGGTAACACCACAGCAGCCAAAGGACACAGCAAAGCACAGCTCCATCAACTGAACATTGAACTCATCTAAGCAAACTGGGGACAACTGTTTTTATCCCCGCCTCTGGGGTCTAGCTGTAAGTGTGAAGGACCcgttccttcagatcctgctcccctcccagtgctggagagagaacccaggtgtctgGAGCCTGGATACCTCTGATCTTGCAGAAGCAAagagaagtggggagagggggaggggttttCAGGGGACTGGCCATGGTggggagggagtgctggggtgcaggggtcagCGGCAGCTCTGGGTTTCTCAGTGAGGTGCTGTCTGTTGCAGGTGATTGCCATCGATTACAAAGTCCCCCCAGCCCATTTGAAAGTCACCCTGGAAGGTAAGAGCCTGTTgggagagagactgggagagAGACTGGCAGAGAGGGCTAGAGGGGCCCTAGCAGAGGAGCAGGGGGGGAGGTCTTAGCAGAGCAAGATGTATGGGGACTTGGGGTTCCTCACAATGAGGGTGGTTGGCAGAGATCCCCGGCCCTGCACACCCCTTGCCCCCTTTCCCAAGCCCTGGGATAGATGACAGGGTCTGATGTGTGTGtctccttccctggcccagcactcAGAGAGGACAGATTCGGGGCCCAACCGATGTATGACTGTTATGTGGCGGAGCTGCCCTCTGGGCAGAATAGCAAGAAGGGTAAGTGTGTGTGTACAACACTGCCCACTGctggtgtgtgtggtgtggggaagggagtgggggtgtAACATGGCCCCCTGCTaggatgtgtgtatgtgtaaacactgccccctgctgagggTTTGcatctcttccccaccctggctagGATGCCGATTAACCCCACTGTGTGTCATGGGCCCCATACAACTACCAGTTGCTGCTGCTAGAGGTGGATCAGTCTGTGGAGACCCCACCAGTTCTTCCTGCCAGGGCTGCCACAGGCCCAGAGTCccatggctcctgccccagcccacagctccacTGTTCTCCCGGTAGGTGACAGCATCGTGGGTTATGTTCTGTCCACCTACACTTACAGCACCTGGAAGGGCAGGAACGTCTACATAGACAACCTGTATGTCCGGCCTGAGTTCAGAGGTATGGCTGGGTCCTGCCCGAGGCGGGggacccaggagacctggctcccagtccccctgctctaaccaccagatcccactcccctcccagagctgggagagaacccaggagtcctggcttagCTCTGTTGTTCCCCTAGGTCAGCAGATTGGGAAGCAGCTGATGAAGAAGACTGCAGAAGTGAGTTTTGGTCATGACAGTGGATAGGGGACTTCTTATCtctaccccccaccccactgtgaGCCCCCCCAAATCTGCACTACAGGGCAAACCCCTTAGCTGAGGTCATCAGCTCCCATCCCCATCTGATCAGTCCCAGGCCAGGTCAGCTGAGGACTCAGCACTTCATCACAGTGACTAGCTGGGTTTTGGTTGAGTGGGCAGAGAAAGCCCAGCCCTCCAACCCCTGCCTTTtcagaccctctccctgtgtgtccTATAACCCGCATGGccctccagtaatggagattctctcTTGCAACAGCAGTCTAACCTCTTTCTTTGCTCTTCCATGTGTCCTTTACTCTTCACTGCCCCCAGTAGCATATTCCTCCCTTAGTAGCCACTCTAacctctctctctgctcccctgggtgTCCTATATCCCACACTGGTCCCGGTTGTAAACAGCAGCAAATCtatccccctgcccctgctcctccatgTGTCCCATGCCCCAGCCTCTGGTAGCAGAGATTCCTAACCACAATAACAGATCTAACTACTCCCTGTATACTCCTCCATGAGTGTGTTTACATTGCACCTACGTGCAAAATAGGATGCGCaatctgagctacacaaattgcatagctgattttgatcttatttcgaaatagcttatttcgtacgttggtgctctctacacagcgccaaatttcaaaataacccgctattccaaaaggtcccttactccttgtggaatgaggtttacagggctgtcggaatagcaagcctgttctATCTGTGAAGAAGTGGGATAGCTacttcaggatactctggtatccccaaatagtgttgtagtgtagacatagcccatgtgtccTATGGTCTGCATTGCCCTCTACTAACAGAGATAACCTCACAGCGGCTCTgacccctctctgctccctcatGTGCCTCTACCCCCATGCTGCCCCAGTAGCAAAGATTCTCTCCACAGCAGTGGATCTAGCCCCTTCCTCAGCTTCCCTTGGCCCTGCACTGTCCCAAGTAGCAAAGATTCTCCTCACAGCAGCTGATCTAAACAGCTGCACTTCCACTTGACCTATATCCCACACTGCCTCAGTAGCAGAGATTCTCCCCACCGCAGTGGATCTAGCCCCTTCTTCAACTCCCCTGTGTGTCCTAcgtcctgcaccactcccagtAGCAGAGATTCCCCCCAGAGCAGTAGCTCTAACACTTCTCTCTTTGCTGCCTCCTGCAGGTGGCCCTGAAGAAGGGCTGCAGCCAGATCCGCATGCATGTAGCCAGGTGGAAGGAAAACGAAAATCGCTTCCTGACCTGTTGTGGCAGCGAGAACCTGACAGCCAAGGAGGGCTGGAACCTCTTCCGCTTTGAAGAAGACACTCTGTGGAGACTGGCAGCCCACAACAAATTTTAGAGGAATGGGTGGTAGGGAACAGATGGATTGGGAGTCCAGCTGGTGGATTGGGAGGTAGGCAATTAAATGCTtggaggaggggattgtctccatAATTTGCAGGGAATGGAGGTGACcgtagggagggggagaggttccagggggctgggagaggtcTCAGAGAGAGGACAAGTAGTCAGAGAGGGGGAGATAGTCtctggggaagcagggggcaTTGGGAGCTAGGACTCCCAGCCCCTTGATgctcccccactctaacccaccAGCCTCTACttccctcccaaagccagggagagaacccaggactcTCAATTTGGGTATCTGTCCTGGTTTCTCAGTTCTGTTCCAcctggaaggggggtttggcctgTCAGCACTATGTGGCTCTGGTGGGGGAGACAGGCATGTGTGACACACAAATTCACCTTCCCTCTGAGCTGTGTCCACTTCTCCTTCTCTCCAGGGGCCTGAGAATTAGTCagccccatttccagcccctagcACCACCTGCCCTGGACAGGGTACATTGGCCACCCCCAGCAGACATGCTGCCATGGGAGGAGGGGGTATGCTACCATGCCTGGGGTCAAGCCGGGCTAGGTGGGGGAGATTTGACAGCCTGGGAAACCCATCAACTCGGGGTGGTCTTGGACCACATTATTGAGGTGATGATCTGCTGATCTACACAACCCAAGGTAAATCTGAAGGGTTTGGGGTCACGAGGGTCCCAGCTCTGAAGAAGAGGATGTGAGCTAGAGGTGAGAACATGAGGgatgggagccaggctgctgggccctccccctgctgtcacccaccaacctcccctcccagagctgaagagaGAACCCAGCACTCcccaacccccttcctccccattcACCCATCTCTGCACCCAGCCAACcatagccagccagccagcccccacctctccATCCACCCATCTCTGCACCTATCCATCCATAGCCATCCAGCCAACCaatccccacctccacccatccAAACCCCatctctgtccatccatccatccaaccaacCCCTACCtgcctccatccatccatccacctctCTACCCATCCAACCCCCatctctgtccatccatccaaccCCCACTTCCATCCATCCACCTATTTCTCCATCCACAGCCATcatccatccccctccccagttctgtgATGCAagtcatccatccatccattcccAGACAACCTCTCTATCCATTCATTCCCCACACATCATCTTCCCCCACAAaccccccatccatccatccatccatgtcCTCTATGTATCCACACCATCTATCCATCCCACACCCCAACCACCTCCACTCCTACCTCTAATCCATGTCCCTGTACCTCACCCCATAGCCCATGGCTCAACCTGATCTCTCTCTGGACCCGTTTCCTGCTCTGTAGCTGAGCCAGGTGCCCCCTGATTCTTGCTGGGGCCTGGGCAAGGGACATCCTGCACTTACCCACAGTGGGGATAAGCCAGAGGGCCACCAGACTGCAGGCACCACCTGTTCTGGACTAGGGGTAGATCTTTAACCCTTTGGGACCCAGAACTcacagggggagggaaaggagcccCAGGGACATTCGGAcacacagcctgggggaggggcatagatTTTAGCTGGGCAGAGAGCCCAGCTGGTCCATGCGGATAGGTTGCTCAGtggttattagccaggctgggcagggatgggggcccagcctctgtttgccaggagctgggaatgggtgacaggggctgGATTACTGGATGGTtctctgctctgttcactcccgctggggcacctggcataggccactgtcggcagccaggacactggctggatggatCCTTGGccacatagatagatagatagatagatagatagatagatagatagatagatagatagatagatagatagataagattagatggtgtgtgtggggatagacagacagacagataggggtatgtgcagagagagaaagatggagAGGAGATAGGTAGAGGAAGCAATGCATGGAAGATGGGTAAAGCGGTTGGGGTCAGGAGAATGGGGGACAGAGGGTGATGGCAGATGAGTAGACAGGTGAAGCCTGGAACTGGATTTCCCTGTGGCCTGGAGTCTCCCTTGGGGATGAGGAAAACCCTGGCTGGTTCCAGTCTTCCTTGCTGGCCAACTGGAAGGCCTGGAACTGAATCCAGGTGTGACTTAGAATGGAGTTAAGCGGCAACCACTTGGCCCAGAGATGGATAACCCTGCAGCTAGACACAGTAGCCTCCTAGATCAGAGCTGGAAGGTAACTTGCTCCCCcttgggcagggaactggggtacaTTCCAGGCACCATACAGGAGTCAGCACAGCCCCCACAGCAATGGATCCCAGCTCAGAGTCCCAAGCAGCCCCATCCCACTTAAGACACAGGTAGAAATACAGAGCTGGATCCTGGCTCAGCATCCcatacagcccctccccccttcagagATACATAAATCCCGGAGCTGGATCCTGGCTCACAGTCccacagagccacatggagccgggTAGATTCATAGAAATGTGATTTATTCTCTTGCTTGTGCAGgtctggggagccccagcccctttgcacaaagtgggggaggggacagattgGGGCAGTTATTGCAACAGGAAGGGGCTGACTCATGCAGGGACCTGAGGGTGCAGAGCGGGCCCTTATTGCTATCAGTGCAGGGacagggtgtggggcagagaggggctggaagGAAAAGCAGGGGCTATAAAAGGGAGCGAGGGGAGGAAAatagggaatggggggaggggccttgAGGGGCAGTAACAGGAGGGACAGGCAAAGAGAGGAGAGGGAGTAGGAGTTgggaatggagggggaggggcaataaGAGGGACTAGGGAGGGTGAAGGGagctggggaaagagggaggagacCCGGGGGATATGGACACAGAAAGAGGGGGATAAAAGGGGCCCATGTTCCCCTGCCCCATCAAGTGTAGCTGGTtgggggcaggatgtggcctgcgggggagggggatgtcacAGCTATACAGAGAGTTACAAAGTGTCAGTTTCTTGTACAAAATACACAGAGAAGACACAGGAAACTCCCCTCCCCTATCtcagtagcccccccccccccagcttctcaccccttcccaccctgccccaccgcACCCCCTAGTGttgccctcagccagccctgcctacCAGGAGAGAGCGCCCCCTGATGTCCCCCAGGCCCATCCCAAAGAGAGTGCACAGGAAGGTAGAGGTTAGTTGCTGCCCCCTGCTAGAGGGGATGAGCCCTGGTCTGTGTGTGTATTTACtgcccccctgctggctggggcacAACTAGCCCGACTCACAACTGGTCCCGCATGTCACACACCTTACACTGCCTCCTTGTGACCTCCCTGCCGAACCCCCCTCCCCATGAGAACAGTTACACCCAAGTCTTAAGAGGAGAAATTACTGTGACAGCAAAGGGGCCACCTCAATATTCCTGAGTTCTTCCAAGCTCCTGTTATTGCCTGTCAAGAAGAactggggggctgcccccaaTAGCTATGGTTCATTTCTGCCCCTCTGCGCCAGGAGTGCTGTAGGTAGGTATTCTGTGTATGGCTCACAGCTGGATCAGCTGGGTGGCTGTAGCCAGGTGACTCAAACAAGGCTGAGGGACATCACTGCCTTAGGAGGTTGGGCTGCCCCAGGAGTGTGTGCATGGGTCAAACGGTGAaattgggggcagggcccaggagtCTTGACTGGGTCTAATGCACCAGCCTTCACTTCTGTCCCAGAGATGAAGAGAGACCCCAGGAATCCTGTCTTTAGGAAGGGAATGGGGTGGAGTGGGTTATAGCCAGAGTGGGGGATGGGTAGGCTGGGATTCTGGACTCTTGGGTTCCGTCACCAGCtccaggagaggagtgggggctggtggttagagcagggcgggtgggagccaggactcctggattctcacCCCAGTTCTGGGACGTGGCCAATACATGTATTAGGGGACCTGAGTGAGATAATTAAAAATGCCTGGCCTCTGGGGAACAGAAAGAGGCTTTGCCCCCCATCCACACCTCCCTGCCACTAAGCAATAAAATACAATGGGTGTCCAACAAGGAAAGAAAACTCACAACCTCCTTGTTCACAACAGCCTCCAACCCCTGTCTGATTGTCCTGGAGTTTGGATGAGGTTGTCTTTGCTGGCTTTGTCTCCTGTTATTGCAGACC includes:
- the LOC102462144 gene encoding thialysine N-epsilon-acetyltransferase-like, whose product is MNCIIRPCTVKDCKVILQLTKVIAIDYKVPPAHLKVTLEALREDRFGAQPMYDCYVAELPSGQNSKKGDSIVGYVLSTYTYSTWKGRNVYIDNLYVRPEFRGQQIGKQLMKKTAEVALKKGCSQIRMHVARWKENENRFLTCCGSENLTAKEGWNLFRFEEDTLWRLAAHNKF